Proteins from a single region of Mytilus trossulus isolate FHL-02 chromosome 2, PNRI_Mtr1.1.1.hap1, whole genome shotgun sequence:
- the LOC134706058 gene encoding uncharacterized protein LOC134706058, translating to MQKNITFVNFVRAGEKKDNQAEGLGILGTASDWQMTADIHQRMSFPAEIAATSLRPDIVIWSQETRQAVLLELTVPWEDRIEEAYERKMAKYQQLVEDCKQRGWRMWCLAIEVRCRGFAGQSMWRALRTFGSGTSREEDTDYRSV from the coding sequence ATGCAGAAGAACATcacatttgttaattttgtgaGGGCTGGAGAAAAGAAAGACAACCAGGCAGAAGGTTTAGGGATACTTGGAACAGCATCAGACTGGCAGATGACAGCAGACATACATCAACGCATGAGTTTCCCAGCAGAAATAGCAGCAACATCGCTAAGACCAGATATAGTCATTTGGTCACAGGAAACTAGGCAGGCGGTCTTGCTGGAACTGACAGTCCCATGGGAAGACAGAATAGAGGAAGCTTATGAAAGAAAGATGGCAAAATACCAGCAGCTAGTAGAGGATTGCAAACAGCGGGGATGGAGGATGTGGTGTTTGGCAATAGAAGTCAGATGCAGGGGCTTTGCAGGACAGTCAATGTGGCGGGCACTTAGGACCTTTGGGAGTGGTACGAGCAGAGAGGAAGACACTGATTACAGAAGTGTGTAG